From the genome of Phreatobacter cathodiphilus, one region includes:
- the murC gene encoding UDP-N-acetylmuramate--L-alanine ligase, with product MKLPRDIGPIHFIGIGGIGMSGIAEVLLNLGYKVQGSDAAEGYTIKRLKDRGATVTIGHAAENLGGAEVVVVSTAIKKDNPELVAAREKRIPVVRRAEMLAELMRLKSCVAIAGTHGKTTTTSMVSTLLDAGGFDPTIVNGGIINALGTNARLGAGNWMVVEADESDGSFLKLPADVAIVTNIDPEHLDHYGNFDAVKTAFRSFIENLPFYGFGVMCIDHPVVQDMVGAIADRRVVTYGENPQADVRLIDVDLTGGQCRFKVQFRDRAGALVEEIDDLVLPMPGRHNALNATAAIAVARELGMAGPQIRKALAGFGGVKRRFTRTGEWNGATIFDDYGHHPVEIAAVLKAARASTDKQVIAIVQPHRYTRLASLFNEFCTCFNDADHVIVADVYAAGEQPISGASRDDLVSGLKTRGHKSVVALESPARLASLVAGVAKPGDYVICLGAGNITQWAYALPGELEALARE from the coding sequence ATGAAACTGCCCCGCGACATCGGACCCATCCATTTCATCGGCATCGGCGGCATCGGCATGTCCGGCATCGCCGAGGTGCTGCTCAACCTCGGCTACAAGGTGCAGGGGTCGGACGCCGCCGAGGGCTATACGATCAAGCGGCTGAAGGATCGGGGCGCCACCGTCACCATCGGCCACGCGGCGGAGAATCTCGGCGGGGCCGAGGTGGTGGTGGTCTCGACCGCCATCAAGAAGGACAATCCCGAACTCGTCGCCGCCCGCGAGAAGCGCATTCCCGTGGTCCGCCGCGCCGAGATGCTCGCCGAGCTGATGCGGCTGAAGTCCTGCGTCGCCATCGCCGGCACCCACGGCAAGACGACGACCACCTCGATGGTCTCCACCCTGCTCGACGCCGGCGGCTTCGATCCCACCATCGTCAATGGCGGCATCATCAACGCGCTCGGCACCAATGCCCGCCTCGGCGCCGGCAACTGGATGGTGGTCGAGGCTGACGAGAGCGACGGCTCATTCCTCAAACTGCCGGCCGATGTCGCCATCGTCACCAACATCGATCCGGAGCACCTCGACCATTACGGCAATTTCGACGCGGTGAAGACGGCCTTCCGCTCCTTCATCGAGAACCTGCCCTTCTACGGTTTCGGCGTCATGTGCATCGACCATCCGGTGGTGCAGGACATGGTCGGCGCCATCGCCGACCGCCGCGTCGTCACCTATGGCGAGAACCCGCAGGCCGACGTTCGCCTCATCGACGTCGACCTCACCGGCGGCCAGTGCCGGTTCAAGGTGCAGTTCCGCGACCGCGCCGGCGCCCTCGTCGAGGAGATCGACGATCTCGTCCTGCCCATGCCCGGCCGCCACAACGCTCTCAACGCCACCGCCGCCATCGCGGTCGCCCGTGAACTCGGCATGGCCGGTCCGCAGATCCGCAAGGCGCTGGCCGGCTTCGGCGGCGTCAAGCGCCGCTTCACCCGCACGGGCGAATGGAACGGGGCCACCATCTTCGACGATTACGGCCACCATCCCGTGGAGATCGCCGCCGTGCTGAAGGCGGCGCGCGCCTCCACCGACAAACAGGTCATCGCCATCGTCCAGCCGCATCGCTACACGCGGCTCGCCTCGCTGTTCAACGAGTTCTGCACCTGCTTCAACGACGCCGACCACGTCATCGTCGCCGACGTCTATGCCGCCGGCGAGCAGCCGATCTCCGGCGCCTCCCGCGACGACCTCGTCTCCGGCCTGAAGACGCGCGGCCACAAGTCGGTGGTGGCGCTGGAGAGCCCGGCGCGGCTTGCGAGCCTCGTCGCCGGGGTGGCGAAGCCCGGCGACTACGTCATCTGCCTCGGCGCCGGCAACATCACGCAATGGGCCTATGCCCTGCCGGGCGAGCTCGAAGCCCTGGCGCGGGAGTGA
- a CDS encoding cell division protein FtsQ/DivIB, whose translation MTARLAGAGADALAQASERLRSSAAPSHREAAFDGYARPSAVGLRLRRLSSRMAGIRLPRRTGLVATLILFAATGLYGVQRGGHWPVVNEALLSVGDRAANAAGLQVRGVRLTGNSQMSHAQVLEVAGVHPETSVLFFDADQARERLKANSWIADATVQKLYPDQIMISVVEREPFALWQLDGRIQVIAADGRVIVDHLDARFQHLPLLVGKGAGERAREIVGLLGDHPDVAKVVRAAVLVAERRWTLVLKNGIDVRLPDTDLDRAMVDLARLDGERRLMTRDVTMIDMRIPGRVTVRLSEDAMKAHEAALKERDRERARRRAQQGLRT comes from the coding sequence TTGACCGCCAGGCTCGCCGGAGCCGGGGCGGACGCGCTCGCCCAGGCCAGCGAAAGGCTGCGGTCCTCCGCCGCCCCCTCGCACCGGGAAGCCGCGTTCGACGGCTACGCCCGGCCGAGCGCCGTCGGCCTGCGCCTGCGCCGCCTGTCGAGCCGCATGGCCGGCATCCGCCTGCCGCGCCGCACCGGCCTCGTCGCCACGCTCATCCTCTTCGCCGCCACCGGCCTCTACGGCGTCCAGCGCGGCGGCCACTGGCCCGTCGTCAACGAGGCGCTGCTCTCGGTGGGCGACCGCGCCGCCAATGCCGCCGGCCTCCAGGTGCGCGGCGTCCGCCTCACCGGCAACAGCCAGATGAGCCACGCCCAGGTGCTGGAAGTCGCCGGCGTCCATCCCGAGACCTCCGTGCTCTTCTTCGACGCCGACCAGGCCCGCGAGCGCCTGAAGGCCAATTCCTGGATCGCCGACGCCACCGTGCAGAAGCTCTATCCGGACCAGATCATGATCTCGGTGGTCGAGCGCGAGCCCTTCGCGCTGTGGCAGCTCGACGGCCGCATCCAGGTCATCGCCGCCGACGGCCGCGTCATCGTCGACCATCTCGATGCCCGCTTCCAGCATCTGCCGCTCCTCGTCGGCAAGGGTGCCGGCGAGCGTGCCCGCGAGATCGTCGGCCTGCTCGGCGATCACCCCGACGTGGCCAAGGTCGTGCGCGCCGCCGTGCTCGTCGCCGAGCGCCGCTGGACCCTCGTACTGAAGAACGGAATCGACGTGCGCCTGCCCGACACCGATCTCGACCGTGCCATGGTCGACCTCGCCCGCCTCGACGGCGAGCGCCGGCTGATGACGCGCGACGTCACCATGATCGACATGCGCATTCCCGGCCGGGTCACCGTCCGCCTGTCCGAGGACGCGATGAAGGCCCACGAGGCGGCCCTCAAGGAGCGCGACCGCGAGCGTGCCCGCCGCCGCGCCCAGCAGGGCCTGCGCACATGA
- the ftsW gene encoding putative lipid II flippase FtsW: MISRAERTAFGEWWWTVDRLLLSALFGLMLAGIVLSLAASPAVAHRIGLDTFHFVNRQVLFLVPAAIVLIATSFLSPYWIRRLAFVAFLGALVLVVATLFVGAEIKGARRWLNFAGIGLQPSEFLKPAFVVLAAWLFAESAKRPEMPANLLAMLLLGATVTPLILQPDVGQTSLIIAVWAALFFMAGMRWLWVFGLAGVGAAGIAAAYFTFPHVRRRIDKFMEPGTSDTFQVDVAIDAFQQGGWFGKGPGEGTVKRIIPDSHTDFIFAVAAEEFGAVLCLVIIALFAFVVLRSLNHALKDEDPFCRFAVAGLAMLFGLQSCINLMVNLHLIPPKGMTLPFVSYGGSSLIALAFGMGMLIALTRRRPRAETLAELSHYQASRA, from the coding sequence ATGATCTCCAGGGCTGAACGCACGGCCTTCGGCGAGTGGTGGTGGACCGTCGACCGCCTCCTGCTCTCGGCCCTGTTCGGGCTGATGCTCGCCGGCATCGTCCTGTCGCTGGCCGCGTCCCCCGCCGTGGCCCACCGCATCGGCCTCGACACGTTCCATTTCGTCAACCGGCAGGTCCTCTTCCTCGTGCCCGCCGCCATCGTCCTGATTGCCACCTCCTTCCTCTCGCCCTACTGGATCCGTCGCCTCGCCTTCGTCGCCTTCCTCGGCGCCCTGGTGCTGGTGGTGGCCACGCTCTTCGTCGGCGCCGAGATCAAGGGCGCACGGCGCTGGCTCAACTTCGCCGGCATCGGCCTGCAGCCCTCCGAGTTCCTCAAGCCCGCCTTCGTGGTGCTCGCCGCCTGGCTCTTCGCCGAGAGCGCCAAGCGCCCGGAAATGCCGGCCAACCTCCTCGCCATGCTGCTGCTCGGCGCCACCGTGACGCCGCTGATCCTGCAGCCCGACGTCGGCCAGACCTCGCTCATCATCGCCGTCTGGGCGGCGCTGTTCTTCATGGCGGGGATGCGCTGGCTCTGGGTTTTCGGGCTCGCCGGTGTCGGCGCCGCGGGCATCGCCGCCGCCTATTTCACCTTCCCGCACGTGCGCCGCCGCATCGACAAGTTCATGGAGCCCGGCACCTCCGACACGTTCCAGGTGGACGTCGCCATCGACGCCTTCCAGCAGGGCGGCTGGTTCGGCAAGGGTCCGGGCGAAGGCACGGTGAAGCGCATCATCCCCGACAGCCATACCGACTTCATCTTTGCCGTGGCGGCGGAGGAGTTCGGCGCCGTGCTCTGCCTCGTCATCATCGCCCTCTTCGCCTTCGTGGTGCTGCGCTCTCTGAACCACGCGCTGAAGGACGAGGACCCGTTCTGCCGCTTCGCCGTCGCCGGTCTCGCCATGCTCTTCGGCCTGCAGAGCTGCATCAACCTGATGGTCAACTTGCATCTCATTCCGCCGAAGGGCATGACCCTGCCCTTCGTCTCCTATGGCGGCTCCTCGCTCATCGCGCTCGCCTTCGGCATGGGCATGCTCATCGCCCTGACGAGGCGGCGCCCTCGCGCGGAAACGCTCGCCGAACTCAGCCACTACCAGGCGAGCCGGGCCTGA
- the murD gene encoding UDP-N-acetylmuramoyl-L-alanine--D-glutamate ligase, with protein sequence MIPVTTYRGATVAVFGLGGSGLATCAALAAGGARVVAWDDSPASLAKAEAAGHETADLRHIDWSGIAALVLAPGVPLTHPAPHWSVGLARANGVEVLGDIELFCRERRATAPRSPFVAITGTNGKSTTTALITHILAETGRDPQMGGNIGTAVLSLAPPAAGHSHVVECSSFQIDLTPSIDPLVGICLNVTPDHLDRHGTLDLYAAVKERLVAGVQPGGTAILGIDDRHCQAMADRAERAGHRTVRISIRNPVADGLCLDGADILRMEAGAVVRRFSIAAAGALRGTHNAQNAMAAYAACEALGLTHDAIVRAMLTFPGLAHRMEQVGRIGRVLFVNDSKATNADSAEKALAAFSDVYWIAGGTPKEGGIAPLARFFPRIRKTYLIGKSAEDFAKTLGAHPHVIAGTLDKAVALAAADAAAEGAADPVVLLSPACASYDQFPNFEVRGTAFRDLVLAMPGVVKV encoded by the coding sequence ATGATCCCCGTCACCACCTACCGCGGCGCCACAGTCGCCGTCTTCGGCCTCGGCGGATCGGGCCTCGCCACCTGCGCCGCGCTGGCGGCCGGCGGCGCCCGTGTCGTCGCCTGGGACGACAGCCCCGCCTCTCTGGCGAAAGCCGAGGCCGCCGGACACGAGACCGCCGACCTCCGCCACATCGACTGGTCCGGCATCGCCGCCCTGGTGCTCGCCCCCGGCGTGCCGCTGACCCACCCTGCGCCGCATTGGAGCGTCGGCCTCGCCCGCGCCAACGGCGTCGAGGTGCTCGGCGACATCGAGCTCTTCTGCCGCGAGCGCCGCGCCACCGCGCCTCGCTCGCCCTTCGTCGCCATCACCGGCACCAACGGCAAGTCGACGACCACCGCCCTCATCACCCACATCCTCGCCGAGACCGGTCGCGACCCGCAGATGGGCGGCAATATCGGCACCGCGGTCCTGTCGCTCGCCCCCCCCGCCGCCGGCCACAGCCATGTCGTCGAGTGCTCCTCCTTCCAGATCGACCTGACGCCCTCCATCGACCCCCTGGTCGGCATCTGCCTCAACGTGACGCCCGACCATCTCGACCGCCACGGCACGCTGGACCTCTATGCCGCCGTCAAGGAACGCCTCGTCGCCGGTGTGCAGCCGGGGGGCACGGCCATCCTCGGCATCGACGACCGCCACTGCCAGGCCATGGCGGACCGCGCCGAGCGGGCCGGGCACCGCACCGTGCGCATCTCGATCCGCAATCCCGTCGCCGACGGGCTCTGTCTCGACGGCGCCGACATCCTGCGCATGGAGGCCGGCGCCGTGGTCCGCCGCTTCTCCATCGCCGCCGCGGGTGCCCTGCGCGGCACCCACAACGCCCAGAACGCCATGGCCGCCTATGCCGCCTGCGAGGCCCTGGGCCTCACGCACGACGCCATCGTTCGGGCCATGCTGACCTTCCCCGGGCTCGCCCACCGCATGGAGCAGGTCGGGCGCATCGGCCGCGTGCTCTTCGTCAACGATTCCAAGGCGACCAACGCCGATTCCGCCGAGAAGGCCCTCGCAGCCTTCTCCGACGTCTACTGGATCGCCGGCGGCACGCCGAAGGAGGGCGGCATCGCCCCGCTCGCCCGCTTCTTCCCGCGCATCCGCAAGACCTATCTGATAGGCAAGTCGGCCGAGGATTTTGCCAAGACCCTCGGCGCCCATCCCCATGTGATCGCCGGAACCCTCGACAAGGCGGTGGCCCTCGCGGCGGCGGACGCCGCGGCGGAGGGTGCCGCCGATCCCGTCGTGCTCCTCTCGCCGGCCTGCGCCAGCTACGACCAGTTCCCGAATTTCGAGGTGCGCGGCACCGCCTTCCGCGACCTCGTGCTCGCCATGCCGGGAGTGGTGAAGGTGTGA
- a CDS encoding type II toxin-antitoxin system PemK/MazF family toxin yields the protein MPISEGQYLPRGSVVVVPFPYTDGDAQRRRPALVFSNMSLAETGYYWLAMITGAENPPMPFDVTVPDHGAIGLAIPSVVRTIKIVCVEPKLIVRPIGRLDEQTLDRVMTNIRARVA from the coding sequence ATGCCGATCTCTGAAGGGCAATACCTCCCGCGCGGTTCGGTCGTGGTGGTGCCCTTTCCCTACACGGATGGCGACGCCCAGCGCCGCCGCCCCGCTCTGGTGTTCTCCAACATGTCGCTGGCCGAGACCGGATATTATTGGCTCGCGATGATAACGGGGGCGGAAAACCCTCCGATGCCCTTCGATGTGACTGTGCCTGACCATGGCGCCATCGGCCTGGCGATTCCGTCCGTCGTCCGCACCATCAAGATCGTCTGCGTCGAGCCCAAGCTCATCGTCAGGCCCATCGGACGCCTCGACGAGCAAACGCTCGATCGCGTGATGACCAACATTCGGGCGCGGGTCGCATGA
- a CDS encoding AbrB/MazE/SpoVT family DNA-binding domain-containing protein: MSKAARKVHVSKLSSKSQTVLPRAVRDHLKLGPGDTVRYVITDKAVMIEKDDDLIDDPFITFTEWASPIDEAGYADL; encoded by the coding sequence ATGTCGAAGGCTGCTCGGAAGGTGCATGTCTCCAAGCTCTCCTCGAAGAGCCAGACCGTGCTGCCGCGCGCGGTCCGCGATCACCTCAAGCTCGGTCCGGGCGACACCGTACGCTACGTGATCACCGACAAGGCGGTCATGATCGAAAAGGACGACGATCTGATCGACGATCCCTTCATCACCTTCACCGAATGGGCGAGCCCCATCGACGAGGCGGGATATGCCGATCTCTGA
- the murB gene encoding UDP-N-acetylmuramate dehydrogenase yields MGLCPAGRARSPGAGVTVFDDITPLIRSLAPDLRGRLAANEPMAPLTWFRVGGPAQVLFTPEDEADLAYLLARLPADMPVMPVGVGSNLIVRDGGVEGVVVRLRPRGFGEVTVEGTRITAGAVAPDKRVAEAAAAAGLGGLEFYYGIPGTIGGALTMNAGANGGETKDVLVEARAVTREGETLILSNAAMNFVYRKSDVGRPVIFTSAIFEGVPTDPAIIRERMEAVQHHRETVQPIREKTGGSTFKNPPGHSAWKLIDAAGCRGLRLGGAQVSEMHCNFLINTGTATAADIEALGEEVRRRVRETSGVELQWEIKRVGVSGKT; encoded by the coding sequence ATGGGCCTATGCCCTGCCGGGCGAGCTCGAAGCCCTGGCGCGGGAGTGACCGTGTTCGACGACATCACGCCGCTGATCCGCAGCCTCGCGCCGGACCTGCGCGGGCGCCTCGCCGCGAACGAGCCGATGGCCCCGCTCACCTGGTTCCGCGTCGGCGGGCCGGCCCAGGTCCTGTTCACGCCCGAGGACGAGGCCGATCTCGCCTATCTGCTCGCCCGTCTTCCCGCCGACATGCCCGTGATGCCCGTCGGGGTCGGGTCCAACCTCATCGTCCGCGACGGCGGCGTCGAAGGCGTCGTGGTGCGCCTTCGCCCCCGCGGCTTCGGCGAGGTGACGGTGGAGGGGACCCGCATCACCGCCGGTGCCGTCGCCCCCGACAAGCGCGTGGCCGAGGCGGCCGCCGCCGCCGGCCTCGGCGGGCTCGAGTTCTACTACGGCATTCCCGGCACCATCGGCGGGGCGCTGACCATGAATGCCGGCGCCAATGGCGGCGAGACGAAGGACGTGCTGGTGGAGGCCCGCGCCGTCACGCGCGAGGGGGAGACGCTGATCCTCTCCAATGCCGCCATGAACTTCGTCTATCGCAAGTCCGACGTCGGCCGCCCGGTGATCTTCACCTCCGCCATCTTCGAGGGCGTCCCGACCGACCCGGCGATCATCCGCGAGCGGATGGAGGCCGTGCAGCATCACCGCGAGACGGTGCAGCCGATCCGCGAAAAGACCGGCGGCTCCACCTTCAAGAACCCGCCCGGCCATTCCGCCTGGAAGCTCATCGATGCCGCCGGCTGCCGCGGCCTGAGGCTCGGCGGCGCGCAGGTGTCGGAGATGCATTGCAACTTCCTCATCAACACCGGCACCGCCACCGCCGCCGACATCGAGGCGCTCGGCGAGGAGGTGCGTCGGCGGGTGCGGGAGACCAGCGGCGTCGAGCTGCAATGGGAGATCAAGCGCGTGGGGGTAAGCGGTAAGACGTAA
- the murG gene encoding undecaprenyldiphospho-muramoylpentapeptide beta-N-acetylglucosaminyltransferase: protein MAQPLILVCAGGTGGHLFPAEALSVALAARGCLVDLVTDERAEKYGRAFPARATHIVSSATIASKNPLALAKTLFALGSGYLHARKIIRVLKPAAVIGFGGYPTLPPMFAATQLGVPTLIHDQNAVMGRANRQLAPRVTAIATSFPGVLDGDPPLAAKATFTGNPVRPMVIAAAGTPYDAPVAGGPFRLCVFGGSQGARVMSEILPAALEQVDAGLRARLHLVQQARAEDKAAVEAAYARLGVAAEVAPFFVDLPERLAGAHLVVARSGASTVAELSVIGRPSILVPLPHALDQDQLMNAATLAAAGAATVVKQADFAPAWLAGELARLLADPAPLAAAAASARAQGHADAADRLADLVMKTAGIG from the coding sequence ATGGCGCAGCCCCTGATCCTCGTCTGCGCCGGCGGCACCGGCGGCCATCTCTTCCCGGCGGAAGCCCTGTCGGTGGCGCTCGCCGCCCGCGGCTGCCTCGTCGATCTCGTCACCGACGAGCGCGCCGAGAAATACGGCCGCGCCTTTCCCGCCCGCGCCACGCACATCGTCTCGTCGGCGACCATCGCATCGAAGAACCCGCTGGCGCTGGCGAAGACGCTCTTCGCCCTCGGCAGCGGCTATCTCCACGCCCGCAAGATCATCCGCGTGCTGAAGCCCGCCGCCGTCATCGGCTTCGGCGGCTATCCCACGCTGCCGCCGATGTTCGCGGCCACCCAGCTCGGCGTGCCGACCCTGATCCACGACCAGAACGCCGTAATGGGGCGCGCCAACCGCCAGCTCGCGCCGCGCGTCACCGCCATCGCCACCTCGTTCCCCGGCGTGCTCGACGGCGACCCGCCGCTCGCCGCCAAGGCGACCTTCACCGGCAACCCCGTCCGCCCGATGGTCATCGCGGCGGCGGGGACGCCCTATGACGCACCGGTGGCCGGCGGGCCGTTCCGGCTCTGCGTCTTCGGTGGCAGCCAGGGCGCCCGCGTCATGAGCGAGATCCTGCCCGCCGCGCTCGAACAGGTGGACGCCGGCCTGCGCGCCCGCCTCCACCTCGTCCAGCAGGCCCGTGCCGAGGACAAGGCGGCGGTCGAGGCAGCCTATGCCCGGCTCGGCGTCGCCGCCGAGGTCGCGCCCTTCTTCGTCGACCTGCCGGAACGCCTGGCAGGAGCCCATCTCGTTGTCGCGCGCTCGGGGGCCTCCACCGTCGCCGAGCTCTCGGTCATCGGCAGGCCGTCGATCCTCGTGCCGCTGCCGCACGCCCTCGACCAGGACCAGCTGATGAACGCCGCGACGCTGGCCGCGGCCGGCGCGGCGACCGTCGTCAAGCAGGCGGACTTCGCCCCCGCCTGGCTCGCCGGCGAGCTTGCCCGGCTCCTCGCCGATCCCGCGCCGCTCGCCGCGGCTGCGGCCTCAGCGCGCGCCCAGGGCCATGCCGACGCCGCCGACCGCCTCGCCGACCTGGTGATGAAGACCGCGGGGATCGGATGA
- a CDS encoding D-alanine--D-alanine ligase, producing the protein MTKPHVAVLYGGWSAEREVSLASGTACADALESRGYRVTRVDVGRDIALRLAELKPDVALNVTHGRPGEDGTLAGILEVMQIPYSHSGVMASALCMDKAMAKKVMAAAGVPVPGGLIVPRREAAREHLLPRPYVIKPNTDGSSLGVFIVTKDHEHPPQELHSTEWTLGDSVLVEPFIAGKELTCAVMGDRALGVIEITFAGTFYDYEAKYAPGGSKHLIPAPLKPNIYSEVQRLSLAAHQALGCKGVSRADFRYDDTPGGTGQLVCLEVNTQPGMTGTSLVPDMAAHEGVSFAELVEWMVLDASLDR; encoded by the coding sequence ATGACCAAACCCCATGTCGCCGTCCTCTATGGCGGCTGGTCCGCCGAGCGCGAGGTCTCGCTTGCCTCCGGCACCGCCTGCGCCGACGCGCTGGAGAGCCGCGGCTACCGGGTGACCCGCGTCGACGTCGGCCGTGACATCGCGCTCCGCCTGGCCGAGCTGAAGCCGGACGTGGCGCTGAACGTCACCCATGGCCGCCCCGGCGAGGACGGCACGCTCGCCGGCATCCTCGAGGTGATGCAGATCCCCTACAGCCATTCCGGCGTCATGGCCTCGGCGCTATGCATGGACAAGGCGATGGCCAAGAAGGTCATGGCGGCGGCCGGCGTTCCCGTGCCGGGAGGGCTCATCGTGCCGCGCCGCGAGGCCGCCCGCGAGCACCTCCTGCCGCGCCCCTACGTGATCAAGCCCAACACCGACGGCTCATCCCTCGGCGTCTTCATCGTCACCAAGGACCACGAACATCCGCCCCAGGAACTGCACTCCACCGAGTGGACGCTCGGCGACTCGGTGCTGGTCGAACCCTTCATCGCCGGCAAGGAATTGACCTGCGCGGTAATGGGTGACCGCGCCCTCGGCGTCATCGAGATCACCTTCGCCGGAACCTTCTACGACTACGAGGCGAAATATGCCCCGGGGGGGTCCAAGCACCTGATTCCGGCGCCGCTTAAACCAAATATTTACTCTGAGGTTCAAAGACTGTCCCTCGCAGCGCATCAGGCGCTCGGCTGTAAAGGGGTCAGCCGTGCGGACTTCAGATACGACGATACGCCCGGCGGAACCGGGCAGCTCGTCTGCCTCGAAGTCAACACGCAGCCCGGGATGACCGGGACTTCGCTCGTCCCCGACATGGCCGCTCACGAAGGTGTCTCGTTCGCCGAGCTGGTCGAATGGATGGTATTGGACGCGTCTCTCGATCGTTGA
- the ftsA gene encoding cell division protein FtsA encodes MTAPFRHGLTPKMKPISPKRSAIMCVLDIGTSKIVCMIVRLRPREGTDILPNRTHKAEILGIGHTRARGMKAGAIADMAKAEAAIRQAVDAAERMAEVQVDRVIVTVSAGRIGSEQYEARVTCPSPRVQEQDLHRVLQAASDHSVRQGRAVLHSMPVGFRLDDTRGIKDPRGMLGSSLGVDMHVVTCDAATARNLMLCIERCHLTVEALVAAPFAAGLAVLTDDEAELGTVCLDMGAGTTTLSVFAGGHFVHADAVAVGSHHVTMDLARGLSTRLSDAERIKVLNGACFAAKSDERDIVNVPSISEDERDIPNSVSRAQIIRIIRPRIDEILEMVRDRLVAAGSAAEVGRRLVLTGGGAQLPGLADLAAQVFGRQVRVARPVGITGLPDSAKGPPFAAAVGLTVYPQIAGAEHFEPQRRFLAATGTDGYFTRVGRWIRDSF; translated from the coding sequence ATGACCGCGCCCTTCCGCCACGGCCTGACCCCGAAGATGAAGCCCATTTCGCCGAAGCGCTCGGCGATCATGTGCGTTCTCGACATCGGCACCTCGAAGATCGTCTGCATGATCGTGCGGCTGCGTCCGCGCGAGGGCACGGACATCCTGCCGAATCGCACCCACAAGGCCGAAATCCTCGGCATCGGCCACACCCGCGCCCGCGGCATGAAGGCCGGCGCCATCGCCGACATGGCCAAGGCCGAGGCGGCCATCCGCCAGGCGGTGGACGCAGCCGAGCGCATGGCCGAGGTCCAGGTCGACCGCGTCATCGTCACCGTCTCCGCTGGCCGCATCGGTTCGGAGCAGTACGAGGCCCGCGTCACCTGCCCCTCGCCCCGCGTCCAGGAGCAGGACCTTCACCGCGTGCTGCAGGCCGCCTCCGACCACTCGGTGCGGCAGGGCAGGGCGGTCCTCCATTCCATGCCCGTCGGCTTCCGGCTCGACGACACCCGCGGCATCAAGGACCCGCGCGGCATGCTCGGCTCCTCGCTCGGCGTCGACATGCACGTCGTCACCTGCGACGCCGCCACCGCCCGCAACCTCATGCTCTGCATCGAGCGCTGCCACCTCACCGTGGAGGCCCTCGTCGCCGCTCCCTTCGCCGCCGGCCTCGCGGTGCTCACCGACGACGAGGCCGAGCTCGGCACGGTCTGCCTCGACATGGGCGCCGGCACCACGACGCTGTCGGTCTTCGCCGGCGGCCACTTCGTCCATGCAGACGCCGTTGCCGTGGGATCCCATCACGTCACCATGGACCTCGCCCGCGGCCTGTCGACGCGCCTCTCCGACGCGGAGCGCATCAAGGTGCTGAACGGCGCCTGTTTCGCCGCCAAGTCGGACGAGCGCGACATCGTCAACGTCCCCTCCATCTCCGAGGACGAGCGCGACATCCCCAATTCGGTGTCGCGGGCGCAGATCATCCGCATCATCCGCCCGCGTATCGACGAGATCCTCGAAATGGTGCGCGACCGCCTCGTCGCCGCCGGCTCCGCCGCCGAAGTCGGCCGCCGCCTCGTCCTCACCGGCGGCGGCGCCCAGCTTCCCGGCCTCGCCGATCTCGCCGCCCAGGTCTTCGGCCGCCAGGTCCGGGTCGCCCGGCCGGTCGGCATCACCGGATTGCCCGACAGCGCCAAGGGTCCGCCCTTCGCCGCCGCGGTCGGCCTCACCGTCTATCCGCAGATCGCGGGTGCCGAGCATTTCGAACCGCAGCGGCGCTTCCTCGCCGCCACCGGGACGGACGGCTACTTCACCCGGGTGGGCCGTTGGATCAGGGACAGTTTCTAG